The proteins below come from a single Alosa sapidissima isolate fAloSap1 chromosome 23, fAloSap1.pri, whole genome shotgun sequence genomic window:
- the gja5b gene encoding gap junction protein, alpha 5b, with the protein MADWSLLGNFLEEVHEHSTSVGKVWLTVLFIFRILVLGTAAESSWLDEQEDFMCDTNQPGCENVCYDSAFPIAHIRYWVLQIVFVSTPSLVYMGHAMHTVRMEEKKRRKEQEDQGGGEDEGKEGGGGEIEKKYPQEEERDCGKGQEGAAKIRLRGALLRTYILSILVRLLMEVSFVLVQYLIYGIFLNARYLCETKPCPHKVDCYVSRPTEKNIFIVFMLAVAGVSLLLSLLELYYLAWKQCRRWVRKYRDEQQLQGQDERRPLTPSTITATSPEPPHHGLPLPPCSPPPDFSQCLPPPSPVHAHSHSHSHTHPSCPSYSDRLANQQNSVNMAAERHRGLDATAQDFLGRPSFLTPTTTAAPPPPQEDGVACPQVLANGFVKDKRRLSKTSSASVRMRPDDIAV; encoded by the coding sequence ATGGCAGACTGGAGCCTTCTTGGTAACTTCCTAGAGGAGGTGCATGAACACTCCACATCGGTGGGCAAGGTGTGGCTGACGGTGCTGTTCATCTTCCGCATCCTGGTGCTGGGCACGGCGGCCGAGTCCAGCTGGCTGGACGAGCAGGAGGACTTCATGTGCGACACGAACCAGCCCGGTTGCGAGAACGTCTGCTACGACAGCGCGTTCCCCATCGCACACATCCGCTACTGGGTGCTGCAGATCGTGTTCGTGTCCACGCCGTCGCTGGTGTACATGGGCCATGCCATGCACACGGTCCGcatggaggagaagaagaggaggaaggagcaGGAGGaccagggaggaggggaggatgaagggaaggagggaggaggaggagaaatcgAGAAGAAGTACccacaggaggaagagagggattgtGGGAAGGGCCAGGAGGGAGCAGCCAAGATCCGCCTGAGGGGGGCGCTGCTGCGCACCTACATCCTGAGCATCCTGGTGCGGCTGCTGATGGAGGTGAGTTTCGTCCTGGTGCAGTACCTCATCTACGGCATCTTCCTGAACGCGCGCTACCTGTGCGAGACCAAGCCCTGCCCGCACAAGGTGGACTGCTACGTCTCTCGGCCCACCGAGAAGAACATCTTCATCGTGTTCATGCTGGCCGTGGCGGGGGTGTCGCTGCTGCTCAGCCTGCTGGAGCTCTACTACCTGGCCTGGAAGCAGTGCCGGCGCTGGGTTCGCAAGTACCGGGACGAGCAGCAGCTGCAGGGGCAGGACGAACGCCGACCTTTGACCCCGTCCACTATCACCGCCACCTCGCCAGAACCGCCCCACCATGGCCTGCCTCTGCCGCCGTGCTCGCCGCCCCCCGACTTCAGCCAATGCCTGCCCCCGCCCTCGCCCGTACACGCCCACTCCCACAGCCACTCCCACACCCACCCCAGCTGCCCCTCCTACAGCGACCGACTGGCCAATCAGCAGAACTCCGTCAACATGGCTGCCGAGCGCCACCGCGGCCTGGACGCCACGGCCCAGGACTTCCTGGGGAGGCCGTCCTTTCTGACACCGACCACCACGGCGGCACCTCCTCCCCCGCAAGAGGACGGAGTGGCCTGTCCCCAGGTGCTGGCCAACGGCTTCGTCAAGGACAAGCGCCGCCTCAGTAAGACCAGCAGTGCCAGTGTCCGCATGCGGCCGGACGATATCGCCGTCTAA